A single region of the Syngnathoides biaculeatus isolate LvHL_M chromosome 17, ASM1980259v1, whole genome shotgun sequence genome encodes:
- the crkl gene encoding crk-like protein, protein MSTARFDSSDRSAWYFGPVSRLEAQNRLQGQRHGMFLVRDSSTCPGDYVLSVSENSKVSHYIINSLPSKRFKIGDQEFEHLAALLEFYKIHYLDTTTLIEPAPRYPSTVSGPIQPMGGQEENLEYVRTLYDFTGSDAEDLPFKKGEILIILEKPEEQWWSAKSKDGRVGMIPVPYVEKLVRPSPHPGQPTLGSRNSNSYGIPEPSHALVHAYAQPQTPSPLPPGTPGAVNTPLPSLQNGPVMAKAIQKRVPCAYDKTALALEVGDLVKVTRMNINGQWEGEVNGRRGLFPFTHVKILDPQNPDESD, encoded by the exons ATGTCCACTGCTCGCTTTGACTCATCTGATCGCTCGGCCTGGTATTTTGGACCCGTGTCCCGCCTCGAGGCACAGAATAGGTTACAAGGACAGAGACATGGCATGTTCCTGGTTCGAGACTCGTCCACCTGCCCGGGGGACTACGTCCTGTCGGTTTCCGAGAACTCCAAAGTGTCTCACTATATCATCAACTCTTTGCCCAGCAAGAGGTTTAAGATCGGGGACCAGGAGTTTGAGCACCTGGCTGCCCTTttggagttctacaaaattcaCTACCTGGACACGACCACGCTGATAGAACCGGCTCCCAG GTACCCAAGCACAGTGAGCGGTCCGATCCAGCCCATGGGCGGCCAAGAGGAGAACCTGGAGTATGTTCGGACTCTGTATGACTTCACTGGGAGCGACGCGGAGGACCTCCCCTTCAAGAAGGGCGAGATTCTCATCATCCTCGAGAAGCCCGAGGAGCAGTGGTGGAGCGCCAAGAGCAAAGACGGCCGCGTCGGCATGATCCCCGTTCCCTACGTGGAGAAATTGGTACGACCCTCGCCCCACCCTGGTCAGCCGACACTGGGATCCCGCAACTCCAACAGCTACGGCATACCCGAGCCCTCGCACGCCCTAGTCCACGCCTACGCCCAGCCGCAGACCCCGTCGCCGCTGCCGCCGGGCACTCCCGGAGCTGTCAACACGCCGCTGCCGTCGTTGCAGAACGGACCTGTCATGGCTAAAGCCATCCAGAAACGAGTGCCCTGCGCCTATGACAAAACGGCTCTTGCTTTGGAG GTGGGCGACTTGGTCAAGGTGACGCGGATGAACATCAACGGTCAGTGGGAGGGAGAGGTAAACGGACGCAGGGGCCTCTTCCCATTTACCCATGTGAAAATCCTAGACCCCCAGAACCCGGACGAGAGCGACTGA
- the si:ch211-222n4.2 gene encoding coiled-coil domain-containing protein 74B isoform X2, which translates to MSGSQLPPVRHLPQWSRVGRLGVPCSPRRLPANRLQPLPVPPAGEREVPRATTGSAHGDADPRVASLQRNIEFLQYQHKETLQKLHQEVDFLRRENKELKYKMIMEAPKLSRKVLKHTQVGVGPAVRGREPPQNQMLSMGDCVEILGPVRPNRKSEPVGGPVNSLQPLQVHNASSHPPRASTLRDCELIIRQLYNTNSLQSQEIVRYKELLSDIVLNKRITPENYNLTKAYLVDDICKSSDNTFPKLDLQTGKMPGVTLPALSQSLSSSVAERQRSRRALHRGHVKATVR; encoded by the exons ATGTCCGGTAGTCAGCTCCCGCCGGTGCGCCACCTGCCACAGTGGAGCCGAGTCGGGCGTCTCGGGGTGCCGTGCTCGCCTCGACGTTTACCGGCCAACCGATTGCAGCCGCTGCCCGTCCCCCCCGCGGGGGAGCGAGAGGTGCCGAGGGCGACGACGGGGTCGGCCCACGGCGACGCCGACCCCCGCGTCGCCTCGCTGCAGAGGAATATCGAGTTCCTGCAGTACCAGCACAAAGAAACTCTGCAGAAACTTCACCAAGAAGTGGACTTTCTCAGAAGGGAGAACAAAG aGTTGAAGTATAAGATGATTATGGAAGCTCCCAAGCTAAGTAGAAAAG TTCTGAAACATACCCAAGTGGGTGTTGGACCTGCTGTTCGGGGAAGAGAACCCCCACAGAACCAAATGCTAAG CATGGGAGACTGTGTGGAGATTCTTGGACCCGTCAGGCCAAATCGCAAGTCAGAGCCGGTGGGGGGCCCGGTCAACTCACTGCAGCCCCTGCAAGTCCACAACGCTTCGTCTCATCCGCCACGCGCGTCCACGCTGCGGGACTGTGAGCTTATCATCCGCCAACTGTACAATACCAACAGTTTACAGTCTCAGGAA ATTGTACGCTACAAGGAGTTGCTGAGTGATATTGTGCTCAACAAGAGAATCACCCCAGAAAACTACAATTTGACCAAAGCCTACCTTGTGGATGATATCTG cAAATCCTCTGACAACACGTTTCCAAAACTGGATCTGCAAACaggaaaaat GCCCGGCGTGACCTTGCCAGCGCTCTCGCAGAGCCTCAGCTCCTCTGTGGCAGAGCGCCAAAGGAGTCGTCGTGCTTTGCACAGAGGCCATGTCAAGGCTACAGTGCGGTGA
- the si:ch211-222n4.2 gene encoding coiled-coil domain-containing protein 74B isoform X1: MSGSQLPPVRHLPQWSRVGRLGVPCSPRRLPANRLQPLPVPPAGEREVPRATTGSAHGDADPRVASLQRNIEFLQYQHKETLQKLHQEVDFLRRENKELKYKMIMEAPKLSRKVLKHTQVGVGPAVRGREPPQNQMLRSMGDCVEILGPVRPNRKSEPVGGPVNSLQPLQVHNASSHPPRASTLRDCELIIRQLYNTNSLQSQEIVRYKELLSDIVLNKRITPENYNLTKAYLVDDICKSSDNTFPKLDLQTGKMPGVTLPALSQSLSSSVAERQRSRRALHRGHVKATVR; this comes from the exons ATGTCCGGTAGTCAGCTCCCGCCGGTGCGCCACCTGCCACAGTGGAGCCGAGTCGGGCGTCTCGGGGTGCCGTGCTCGCCTCGACGTTTACCGGCCAACCGATTGCAGCCGCTGCCCGTCCCCCCCGCGGGGGAGCGAGAGGTGCCGAGGGCGACGACGGGGTCGGCCCACGGCGACGCCGACCCCCGCGTCGCCTCGCTGCAGAGGAATATCGAGTTCCTGCAGTACCAGCACAAAGAAACTCTGCAGAAACTTCACCAAGAAGTGGACTTTCTCAGAAGGGAGAACAAAG aGTTGAAGTATAAGATGATTATGGAAGCTCCCAAGCTAAGTAGAAAAG TTCTGAAACATACCCAAGTGGGTGTTGGACCTGCTGTTCGGGGAAGAGAACCCCCACAGAACCAAATGCTAAG AAGCATGGGAGACTGTGTGGAGATTCTTGGACCCGTCAGGCCAAATCGCAAGTCAGAGCCGGTGGGGGGCCCGGTCAACTCACTGCAGCCCCTGCAAGTCCACAACGCTTCGTCTCATCCGCCACGCGCGTCCACGCTGCGGGACTGTGAGCTTATCATCCGCCAACTGTACAATACCAACAGTTTACAGTCTCAGGAA ATTGTACGCTACAAGGAGTTGCTGAGTGATATTGTGCTCAACAAGAGAATCACCCCAGAAAACTACAATTTGACCAAAGCCTACCTTGTGGATGATATCTG cAAATCCTCTGACAACACGTTTCCAAAACTGGATCTGCAAACaggaaaaat GCCCGGCGTGACCTTGCCAGCGCTCTCGCAGAGCCTCAGCTCCTCTGTGGCAGAGCGCCAAAGGAGTCGTCGTGCTTTGCACAGAGGCCATGTCAAGGCTACAGTGCGGTGA